The proteins below come from a single Xyrauchen texanus isolate HMW12.3.18 chromosome 3, RBS_HiC_50CHRs, whole genome shotgun sequence genomic window:
- the LOC127631834 gene encoding angiopoietin-related protein 2-like, which yields MKYLFLALLTFTLSGPDSTLLGFAQEFESRDDILEKEFLYAGRSKRSADSASTAQVDKCSYTFIVPQQKTTGAICVNSKEPEALLENRVNKQELELLNGELHKQRRQIESLQQLVEVDGGMVNEVKLLRKESRNMNSRVTQLYMQLLHEIIRKRDNALEVSQLENRVLNHTSEMQQLTARYRDLEHKYQHLSSLASNQSALIVQLEEHCRRGGFLGGGGGGVGGGGGGVVRQARPYQPPAIPAQPPRPPQHRQPPLPPVPHAPARPFHPPTYTRHNQITNEIQSDQNAKAIPPTLPTMPSGPYSFSTDKPSGPFKDCLKALEEGHTNSGMYLVKPENTNKLMQVWCDQRHDPGGWTVIQRRMDGSVNFFRNWETYKQGFGNIDGEYWLGLENIYWMTNQDNYKLLVTLEDWSGRKTFAEYASFRIEPEADFYKLRVGRYNGNAGDSLTWHNGKQFTTLDRDHDVYTGNCAHYQKGGWWYNACAHSNLNGVWYRGGHYRSRYQDGVYWAEFRGGSYSLKKVTMMIRPNPNTFH from the exons ATGAAATACTTATTCCTGGCGCTGCTTACTTTCACCCTATCCGGACCTGACTCGACCTTGCTTGGGTTCGCTCAGGAGTTTGAAAGCCGAGATGACATACTTGAAAAAGAGTTCCTATATGCCGGTCGATCCAAACGCTCTGCTGACTCTGCCAGCACGGCCCAAGTGGACAAATGTTCCTACACCTTCATTGTGCCTCAGCAGAAGACCACCGGGGCCATTTGCGTGAACTCTAAAGAGCCAGAAGCCCTGCTGGAGAACCGTGTGAACAAACAGGAACTGGAACTCTTGAACGGAGAGCTTCACAAACAGCGGCGACAGATCGAGTCGCTCCAACAGCTCGTGGAGGTGGACGGTGGCATGGTGAACGAAGTCAAGCTCCTTCGCAAGGAGTCACGCAACATGAACTCTCGAGTGACGCAACTGTACATGCAGCTGTTACATGAGATCATCCGCAAGAGGGACAATGCGCTTGAGGTCTCGCAGTTGGAGAACCGCGTACTAAACCACACATCAGAGATGCAGCAGCTAACTGCACGCTATCGGGACTTGGAGCACAAGTACCAACACTTGTCATCTCTTGCGAGCAACCAGAGTGCCCTTATAGTACAGCTAGAGGAGCACTGTCGAAGAGGAGGCTttcttggtggtggtggtggaggtgttGGTGGTGGAGGTGGAGGGGTTGTCCGACAGGCACGGCCCTACCAGCCTCCTGCAATCCCAGCGCAACCACCCCGGCCCCCCCAACATCGCCAGCCACCTCTACCCCCTGTTCCTCATGCCCCAGCCAGACCTTTCCACCCCCCAACCTACACCCGCCACAACCAAATCACCAACGAAATCCAGAGTGACCAGAATGCCAAAGCGATCCCACCAACTTTACCAACCATGCCTTCTGGGCCCTACAGTTTCTCAACAGATAAGCCCTCAG GGCCATTCAAAGACTGCTTGAAGGCTCTGGAGGAAGGGCATACCAACAGCGGAATGTATTTAGTGAAGCCGGAAAATACCAACAAACTGATGCAGGTCTGGTGTGACCAGAGACATGACCCTGGCGGCTGGACCGTCATCCAAAGACGCATGGACGGATCGGTCAACTTCTTCAGGAACTGGGAGACATATAAG CAAGGATTTGGGAACATCGATGGTGAATACTGGCTTGGTTTGGAGAACATCTACTGGATGACCAACCAAGACAACTATAAGCTGCTGGTGACTCTTGAGGACTGGTCAGGCAGGAAGACGTTTGCGGAATACGCCAGTTTCCGAATAGAACCAGAGGCGGACTTCTACAAACTGAGGGTGGGCCGTTACAATGGCAACGCTGGAGATTCGCTTACCTGGCACAATGGAAAGCAGTTTACCACCCTGGACAGAGATCATGATGTGTACACAG GAAATTGTGCCCACTATCAGAAGGGTGGTTGGTGGTACAACGCTTGCGCCCACTCTAACCTAAACGGCGTATGGTACCGCGGTGGTCATTACCGCAGTCGCTACCAGGACGGAGTTTACTGGGCAGAATTCCGTGGTGGCTCGTATTCCTTGAAGAAGGTCACGATGATGATCCGACCAAATCCCAACACTTTCCATTAG